The following are from one region of the Paenibacillus bovis genome:
- a CDS encoding glycerophosphodiester phosphodiesterase, producing the protein MNTIVNYAHRGASRYCPENTMAAFKKSLELGATGIETDVQMTKDGRLVLIHDESVQRTTGQPGEIKDLTYRQITELDAGSWYSSEFAGERIPTLGQLLDWIEPTGMMLNVELKNNMEPYEGMEEKVIAAIRKRGLSQRVLISSFNHYSLVICKRIAPEIRTAILYGENLFEPWKYARSIGASALHPYYKFMNHSMVQQAADQGIIYNPFTINDPAEMRELIRMGVSGIITDYPDRLHELLQGSAAGR; encoded by the coding sequence ATGAATACGATTGTAAACTATGCGCATCGTGGAGCTTCGAGATATTGTCCGGAGAATACGATGGCTGCTTTCAAAAAAAGCCTGGAGCTTGGAGCTACAGGTATTGAGACGGATGTACAGATGACCAAGGATGGACGCCTTGTACTGATTCACGACGAGAGCGTACAGCGTACGACCGGACAGCCCGGAGAGATCAAGGATTTGACCTATCGCCAGATCACCGAACTTGATGCAGGGTCATGGTACAGCAGTGAATTTGCCGGTGAGCGTATTCCTACACTTGGGCAGCTGCTGGACTGGATAGAGCCTACCGGAATGATGCTTAATGTAGAATTGAAAAATAATATGGAACCCTATGAAGGTATGGAGGAAAAAGTCATCGCTGCTATCCGCAAACGCGGACTGTCCCAGCGAGTGCTGATCTCCAGCTTTAACCATTATTCGCTCGTGATCTGCAAACGTATCGCGCCGGAGATTCGGACAGCGATTCTGTATGGAGAGAATCTGTTTGAACCGTGGAAATATGCGCGCAGTATCGGAGCCTCGGCCCTGCATCCGTATTACAAGTTTATGAATCATAGCATGGTGCAGCAGGCGGCTGACCAGGGGATCATTTATAATCCGTTTACTATAAATGATCCTGCCGAGATGCGTGAATTGATCCGAATGGGAGTGAGTGGCATTATAACGGATTATCCGGATCGTCTGCATGAATTGCTGCAGGGCTCTGCTGCAGGACGCTAA
- the map gene encoding type I methionyl aminopeptidase: protein MIAKTEQDIEGLKKVGKVVAIIRDELKNMAKPGVRTIDLDLRAAELFEQYGAVSAPKVTYDFPGYTCISINEEVAHGIPGERVIQEGDLVNVDVSGSLDGYFADTGVSFVVGKGDPRLTALCEASIQAFDAAAKKIKAGSKRSNAGKASHNTARKLGFTVITNLTGHGIGKSLHDEPEYILSYYDPTDNDLWKEGSVIAFEPFVSTKAEEVFEGSDGWTLKTDDGSFVAQYEHTLIITKGEPIILTK from the coding sequence ATGATTGCAAAAACAGAGCAAGATATTGAAGGTTTGAAAAAAGTAGGTAAAGTCGTGGCGATTATTCGTGACGAATTGAAAAATATGGCGAAGCCGGGAGTACGCACGATTGATCTGGATCTGCGCGCTGCCGAATTATTCGAACAGTACGGTGCAGTATCCGCACCAAAAGTAACGTATGATTTCCCTGGTTATACCTGTATTAGTATTAATGAAGAGGTAGCTCACGGTATCCCGGGAGAACGTGTAATCCAGGAAGGCGATCTGGTGAATGTAGACGTCTCGGGTTCACTGGATGGGTATTTTGCCGATACGGGTGTGTCTTTTGTCGTAGGGAAAGGCGATCCGCGACTGACTGCCCTGTGCGAAGCATCGATTCAAGCATTTGACGCGGCCGCCAAAAAGATCAAAGCAGGTTCCAAACGCAGCAATGCAGGCAAAGCCAGCCATAACACAGCCCGCAAATTGGGCTTTACTGTTATCACAAATCTGACCGGACACGGCATTGGCAAATCACTGCATGATGAGCCTGAGTACATTCTGAGCTATTATGATCCTACCGATAATGATCTGTGGAAAGAAGGATCTGTTATCGCTTTTGAACCGTTCGTTTCTACCAAGGCAGAAGAAGTATTCGAAGGAAGCGATGGCTGGACACTCAAAACGGATGATGGCAGCTTTGTTGCCCAGTATGAACACACCCTGATTATTACCAAGGGCGAACCGATTATTTTGACCAAATAA
- a CDS encoding MarR family winged helix-turn-helix transcriptional regulator — protein MTTNVPYALENSIGYKLAIASRLTNNRLNQRFRDAGYPVTHEQWILISYLWKRDGQTQNRLARLSRKDQPSVSRLIDNMIRRGMVTRVPHPDDRRTNLIYLTDYCRSILDDLAAKATQTIEEVFSGFSREEREITLRLVDRIIKNMD, from the coding sequence ATGACAACAAATGTTCCTTACGCTTTAGAAAATTCAATCGGCTACAAATTGGCAATTGCTTCACGACTGACAAACAATCGGTTAAATCAGCGGTTCAGGGATGCTGGTTATCCGGTAACCCATGAGCAATGGATCCTGATTTCCTATCTATGGAAAAGAGACGGACAGACACAGAACCGCCTCGCCCGGTTATCCCGCAAAGATCAGCCCAGTGTATCCAGACTGATCGATAACATGATCCGTCGTGGTATGGTTACGCGTGTGCCCCATCCCGATGACCGCCGTACCAATCTGATTTATCTGACCGATTACTGCCGCAGTATTCTGGATGATCTCGCTGCTAAGGCGACCCAGACGATCGAGGAAGTATTTAGTGGATTCAGTCGTGAAGAACGCGAGATTACACTGCGTCTTGTAGATCGTATTATCAAAAATATGGATTAG
- a CDS encoding FUSC family protein, whose protein sequence is MNFGARMLKTGIAVTLALYASSWLNLTPPVIAAIAAIFAMQPSIYRSFRYFLDQIQTNTLGAILALLGGMVFSNEPIAVGLMCIVVIMICLRLNMGDTIGLTLVTVISVMEVSGQGQWQFAVNRFTLSIIGIVSAFLINILVAPPKPLGQFKAQIETTFSRLSLLLRTAVSDEIKETVFREEKRALEGAIQSLSDKYNLMEEESKKLKKASLSRQRHLVVNKQMVTSLRKGNDVLTAIEQHYFQAERTPEIDEYFDAHLEQLIKFHEHILLKLNNKIKNNNSEAEEVEEANDKFLDTMIERYQENFGGVLRLSIVAAVMYDYGYQLERLNRLVDHLESTSHRDTDDDQDGAKSKTARRTFPTWPWK, encoded by the coding sequence GTGAATTTTGGAGCCCGCATGCTGAAAACCGGAATTGCGGTTACGCTTGCTTTATACGCTAGCTCCTGGCTTAATCTGACGCCGCCTGTTATCGCGGCTATTGCTGCTATCTTTGCGATGCAGCCCTCGATTTATCGTTCATTTCGCTATTTTCTGGATCAGATTCAGACGAATACACTGGGAGCGATACTTGCCCTGCTCGGCGGGATGGTATTCTCGAATGAACCGATAGCCGTCGGACTGATGTGTATTGTAGTTATAATGATCTGTCTGCGGCTGAATATGGGCGATACGATCGGTCTTACCCTGGTTACGGTTATCTCGGTTATGGAGGTATCCGGTCAGGGACAATGGCAGTTCGCTGTCAATCGCTTTACCCTCAGTATTATCGGGATCGTCTCGGCTTTCCTGATTAATATACTCGTTGCTCCGCCCAAGCCGCTCGGACAGTTCAAGGCCCAGATTGAGACAACATTCAGCCGTTTATCCCTGCTGCTGCGTACAGCCGTATCGGATGAAATCAAAGAAACCGTCTTCCGCGAGGAAAAACGTGCACTCGAGGGGGCTATTCAATCTCTGTCCGACAAGTACAACCTGATGGAAGAAGAGTCCAAAAAGCTCAAAAAAGCTTCGCTCAGCCGTCAGCGGCATCTGGTCGTCAACAAGCAGATGGTCACTTCACTGCGTAAGGGAAATGATGTATTAACAGCGATTGAGCAGCATTATTTCCAGGCGGAACGAACACCGGAAATTGATGAATACTTTGATGCCCATCTGGAGCAGCTGATCAAATTCCATGAGCATATTCTGCTCAAACTGAACAACAAAATCAAAAATAACAACAGCGAAGCGGAAGAAGTCGAAGAAGCCAACGATAAATTCCTCGATACGATGATCGAACGTTACCAGGAGAATTTTGGCGGTGTGCTAAGATTGTCGATCGTAGCTGCAGTGATGTATGATTATGGTTACCAACTGGAACGGCTGAACCGTCTCGTTGATCATCTGGAGTCCACGAGCCATCGTGACACAGATGATGATCAGGACGGCGCCAAATCCAAAACTGCGCGACGTACTTTCCCAACCTGGCCCTGGAAGTGA
- a CDS encoding DUF2062 domain-containing protein yields MRKIRIGRYLKLNTIRLLRLRKGAHQVAVGFAVGLVPSWYPLLGIGPLLSLGLNRLFKGALPAAIFAASLDSFVWPLTFFMNYHTGHFLVTLWRSASLPSRMPNVRIPDWPEDYMQPIHHAHRWRDAGIDFSVGAAVNSLVFGIIIYVVIKWVMLRYREHLLRMLRGKK; encoded by the coding sequence ATGAGAAAAATACGTATTGGACGCTATCTTAAGTTAAACACGATCCGGCTCCTCCGTCTTCGAAAAGGAGCGCATCAGGTAGCGGTAGGCTTTGCAGTAGGACTTGTTCCCAGCTGGTACCCGCTGCTTGGTATCGGTCCGCTGCTATCACTCGGATTGAACAGGTTGTTTAAAGGTGCTTTGCCAGCAGCTATCTTTGCGGCATCACTCGATTCCTTTGTCTGGCCGCTTACCTTTTTTATGAATTATCATACCGGACACTTTCTTGTGACACTCTGGCGCTCTGCCAGTCTGCCTTCCCGAATGCCCAATGTGCGGATTCCGGACTGGCCTGAAGATTATATGCAGCCGATTCATCATGCTCATCGCTGGCGGGATGCGGGTATTGATTTTAGTGTAGGCGCTGCGGTAAACAGTCTGGTTTTTGGCATTATTATTTATGTCGTGATCAAATGGGTTATGCTTCGCTACCGTGAACATCTGCTGCGGATGCTGCGCGGCAAAAAATAA